The window TGACTTACCGTGAGAAATATGCTTTATCAGGCTGACAGatatctttaaaatgtaaatcagAATGCTGAGCTTATCACAAGACTGCCATTAGCAGCATATAAAATTCTTGGTGTTGCAGTTAACAAGAGATTTTGTGAACAAGGTGAGCATACTGGTCAGCAAAAACAGACCCTAAACTTGatactttattttctgtcttgcaagaaaattaccagaaataaaatcaaaccaatTTTTATTATACATCCATCTCCTTGGCAACTAGCAATTACCATGGCTTTGTGGGATGGTCTAGATTTTAAAGGATATTATTATAATTGTGCAGGCTCAAGTATTGCAGTATTACCTGGAATCATCCCTAGAAGTGCCCAGgtccaggctggatggggctctgagcagcctgatctagtgaaaggtgtTCCTTGGCAGGtaggttggaactagatgatcttcaaggtgccttccaacccaaaccattctatcaTTCTATCAGTCTATGAATTCTTACCTCGTCTTTGGCCCAAGTGCTTTGTCTGtctggagagagaaagaaaaatcatttgcCCAATGGAAGTCCCAGATTTTCTCCTTGCGGAGTCCTGTCCATTTCTGTTGTCTCCAGTGCCCTATAGGAAGTCCTTTTGGTTTATACCCTCTTCACTGAATTGTGAACTGTTCATTTCAGGATTACATTGTAGAGAAAATCAGGGCTCAGAACCTTGCAATAACAATGCTAGTAAATGATCACAAAGGCCAGAAATATCCTCTGTAAACAAACAATATTTACATTAGTACTCTCAAGTGCATGCAATAGCTGGAATGACAGTGGCTGTTGCCAATTTGCTCTCTTGCTGGCAAGAGCACATGCTGCACTCTCTGTGACTTTCATGCACACGTGCAAGCTCACACAGGCAGATGATGTGCTTTCGAGCCATCCACAGATGGTTTCCCCATCAGGGCTTGCTTTGCCATTTAGGCCTCCTGCTTCACATCCTCCTCTTGGTGCTTCAGTCCCTATTTTATGTAATTAACTTCTGTTCCTTCCCcccatttttacttttttcccgTGAATGCTCTTTACTCTGACTCTCAGAGTCAACCATCTCCCCAAAGCACTGTGATATTTACCAGCATCTGGAAAAAACGTGGTTAGAGAATTGAGACACTTAAAGGAGACACGGCTGTCGTAAGTGTGCATTCACATTTTTGAATAGATATTCAGAGGGTGGGAATGTAGATGAGGGAGAAGCTATGAAAGGGCTTATTACTAATTAACTATATCTATTTCTCCCCcttttaaactgctttttgtTTATCATTTCAGCTGGTAGGGTAATACACTAAATTAAAGCTGCATAATACATTTATAATTAAGACTGAAAAAGCCAATTGCCTGTTACTAAACCACCAATTGATAATATTGTAAGGGATATTTATAGCTCTTTGGTATGTATGCCACAGATTTGCATCAATAACACACTTGCTTATCTCCAAACATTTTATTCAGTAGCCCTTTATTTACTATTGAAGGTAAGATTACTCTTCTCAAGCCATCCTTTCTAAAAGTGTCTCGCTTTCATCTTGTTTGTAAAGCTCAGCAAACACAGATGCTTCAGTCATTTCCTCTGCTATGAAATAGTAATAACAGTATATAATTACCATCATCACACCATGCAGAAAACCTTGCCATAAAGAACACACTCTACATAGTTCAGCACTCATAGCATCTTGCATTTCTACAGCTCCTTCTTTTTGACTCATCTTGCATATCCTAGAGAGGACATACCAAGCCACCTTACCCAGGGCATGAATGGAGAAGTTTTGGGCAGATCCCCAAACATAAGCCCTTAGGGGCCTATGCCCTAAGCCATTCCTTTCACAAGAAGGCAGAGCAAGACCTCTTTAAAGAGTTCTTAAAAATTGTAGAAGTgatagtttttgttttgtgtttggtgTATCTTACTGGGGGTTTAATAACTCAAAACACATGCCAAGAAACTGCTAAGTGTGTGAGCACCTGCATGTTGGGAAGGGATATGGCATAGACCAAACAGTGCTTGGAGAGTGGTGCACACCATCCTAGCAAAAAACACCTGGGAGAGCCCTTACAAAAAGATGGCTTTTTGTCTACCTGCCCCTTTCCTCAGAAGGAGAATGAGGGCCAGTAATGAATGATCTACCCATTCTTCAGCCCTGCCAGATAGCAGGCTCTGGGAAGGGGATAAccagaaagaaagcaaatttccCTATATCCTGCTCATGTGGGAAGAATGTCAGCAGACCTGTGTAAGTAAATATTCCCAAACCTGAAGCAGAGCTTCATCTTCTCCCAGCCACAATTGTCTCTCCAAGCCAGCCCAATCATGAGTTTTGTTTATCCTTCAAAGACGCACCCTTGCAGTTTAAGCTGgaaaagtgtgtgagaaatcagaaaaaagggAGATAGTGGTGCAAGGAGGAATTGACATGCAAGGGGGGGCCATGAAGATGGCCAACAGCTTCACTGTCACTACAACAGTAGGGGTTCCATTTTGAGAGCATGTAGTTGTCAAAAACTTGCCAGGGGCCTAAGGTAGCACTGTCTTCCCCTGAATCCCTTCTCTTTGGAGCTAGATGCTGTCACCCTTTCCATGGTTTGGCTGAGCACAGGGTGAAACCAGGTGGCAGTTATACAAGTGATTTCTGCTTCTAATGCTGTCtatcattaattttattatgaGTGGGCAAGTGACTTGCCCCAGAACTGGCCAGATAATTACATGGTCATTATTAACCACATTACTGAAGGGTgaaaatgcagttatttttatCCATAAAGTCAGCTGCTTCAACCCTAAAACTAATTGCACATTATTATGCAGCAGAAAGTAATTATTATAGATACTCATTCTAGCTTCTACTCCCAAAGCAGACACTATTTCAAATGAaatctttcaggatttttaatAAGCCTTGCAATCTGTGgtagaagaaagaaagagagacagaaagagagacagaaagggagaaagggagaaacgaaagacagaaagaaagacaagaaagaaagaaagaaagaaagaaagaaagaaagaaagaaagaaagaaagaaagaaagaaagaaagaaagaaaaagaaagaaagaaaaaaaaagaaagaaagaaagaaagaaagaaagaaaaagaaagaaagaaagaaaaagaaagaaagaaagaaagaaagaaagaaagaaagaaagaaagaaagaaagaaaaaagaaagaaaagaaagaaagaaagaaagaaagaaagaaaagaaagaaagaaagaaagaaaaaagaaagaaagaaagaaaagaaagaaaaaaagaaaaaaaaaaaagaaagaaagaaaaaaaagaaaaagaaagaaagaaagaaagaaagaaagaaagaaagaaagaaagaaagaaagaaagaaagaaagaaagaaagaaagaaagaaagaaagaaagaaagaaagaaagaaagaaagaaagaaagaaagaaagaaagaaagaaaagaaagaaagaaagaaagaaagaaagaaagaaagaaagaaagaaagaaagaaagaaaagaaagaaagaaagaaagaaaaagaaaggaaggaaggaagaaaggattttatcatGTTTTTATAACACATAACTGTCCCATCCTGGAGGGCTGATGCCTTTTGGTGTGACTCCTGAGAGAAGGCATTACAAAGTCTCTCTGGAGGTAGATGTTAGACAAAACATAAGAAGAAAGGTATCATAACTAGTATATCATAATTGCTGATGTTCCTTTTCactctttttgtttcttccaggTACTGTTGCGTGATTTACAATGGAAAAATTGCTCTGCGGCATCCTGGTGTTTGGAATGGCTGTCACAGTCAACGCTTGTCCCAAATATTGTGTCTGTCAGAACCTGTCTGAGTCACTGGGGACTTTGTGTCCCTCCAAGGGTCTCCTTTTTGTACCGCTGGACATAGATCGAAGGACTGTTGAACTCCGTCTTGGGGGCAACTTCATTATCAATATCAGCCGACAAGATTTTGCCAATATGTCTGGACTTGTTGACCTTACTTTGTCCAGAAACACCATTAGTTACATACAGCCCTACTCTTTCACCGACTTGGAGAGCCTTCGGTCTTTACATCTGGACAGCAACAGGTTGCCTGAGATTGAAGAGGATACTTTAAGAGGTTTAATTAACCTTCAGCATTTGATTTTAAACAACAACCAGCTAAGCAGCATTTCTGATGACGCCTTTGAGGATTTTTTACTGACATTGGAAGACTTAGACCTGTCCTACAATAACCTCCGAAGCATTCCCTGGGAATCTATAAGAAAGATGATAAACTTGCACCAGCTCAGTTTAGATCACAACCTAATAGATTATATAACAGAGGGGACATTTGCAGATCTTCAGAAATTGGCCAGATTGGATCTAACATCCAACAGACTTCAGAAGCTCCCCCCTGACCCTATATTTGCCAGATCACAAGTAATTCCTTTGGTTGTTACCCCATTTTCGCCACCTCTGTCCCTCAGCTTTGGGGGAAATCCACTGCATTGCAACTGTGAGCTGCTGTGGTTAAGGCGGCTTGACAGAGACGACGATATGGAAACCTGTGCTTCTCCTCCAAGTCTGAAGGGAAGGTACTTCTGGTACGTACGGGAGGAGGAATTTGTCTGTGAGCCCCCTCTTATTACACAACATACTCACAAGCTGCTGGTCTTGGAAGGGCAAACTGCCACGCTGAAGTGTAAAGCCATTGGGGATCCCACTCCCATCATTCACTGGGTGGCCCCTGATGACCGTCTCATTGGAAACTCCTCCAGAACGGCTGTCTACGACAATGGCACCCTAGATATACACATCACCACCTCCAAGGACTACGGAACTTTCACATGCATAGCAGCCAATGCTGCAGGAGAGTCGACTGCAACAATTGAACTCTCAATTGTCCAGCTCCCCCATCTCAGCAACGGCACAGGCAAAGCAGCTCCAC of the Camarhynchus parvulus chromosome 3, STF_HiC, whole genome shotgun sequence genome contains:
- the LRFN2 gene encoding leucine-rich repeat and fibronectin type-III domain-containing protein 2 gives rise to the protein MEKLLCGILVFGMAVTVNACPKYCVCQNLSESLGTLCPSKGLLFVPLDIDRRTVELRLGGNFIINISRQDFANMSGLVDLTLSRNTISYIQPYSFTDLESLRSLHLDSNRLPEIEEDTLRGLINLQHLILNNNQLSSISDDAFEDFLLTLEDLDLSYNNLRSIPWESIRKMINLHQLSLDHNLIDYITEGTFADLQKLARLDLTSNRLQKLPPDPIFARSQVIPLVVTPFSPPLSLSFGGNPLHCNCELLWLRRLDRDDDMETCASPPSLKGRYFWYVREEEFVCEPPLITQHTHKLLVLEGQTATLKCKAIGDPTPIIHWVAPDDRLIGNSSRTAVYDNGTLDIHITTSKDYGTFTCIAANAAGESTATIELSIVQLPHLSNGTGKAAPPKSRLSDITSSTKSNRGETKGPPERAVLVSDVTTTSALVKWTVSKSAPRVKMYQLQYNCSDDEVLIYRMIPATNKAFVVTNLVSGTGYDLCVLAMWDDTATTLTATNIVGCAQFFTKEDYPQCQSMHSQFLGGTMILIIGGIIVVTLLVFIVILMVRYKVCNNSQGKMSNVSNVYSQTNGAQPVQNGVLPQVNPKVVVRNELMEFNCQSARSSISSSSSSANSRDCDNYSLQSEQGTLSSKWRPPSRSKHNIDRLMGAFASLELKCQKKEEVTDSRTSTVARHSDKEPLLGQSESKFRSFLMLPLEGKTKRSHSFDMGDFATSQCCTYPKKITNIWTKRSLSVNGMLLQYDDNDLTGAKGTFGSSEWVMESTV